One Lysobacter enzymogenes DNA segment encodes these proteins:
- a CDS encoding YceI family protein: MPAAQPTAAARDAQTETTPAAKSDPGTYGFDPVHTRVMFALSHAGFSQAIGTVSGAAGTLRFDPADWRGARLDVQVPLTRLDLGDGKWNKAALARNLLDGKRWPNARFVSARIEPAAGDPQRFQVCGTLSLHGVDGPLCLQVRFNQLKRHPLPPFHRTAGFSATGTLSRAAFGIDAWKSVIGDEVELRIEAEAVRDKYVGDSPQGAADAAAGADAAAHSAPNSDSVRPDPAPPTPANAQPEPEPSR; encoded by the coding sequence ATACCGGCTGCCCAGCCGACCGCCGCGGCGAGGGACGCGCAAACCGAGACGACGCCCGCCGCCAAGTCCGATCCCGGCACCTACGGTTTCGACCCGGTCCACACCCGGGTCATGTTCGCCTTGTCGCATGCCGGCTTCTCCCAGGCCATCGGCACCGTCTCCGGCGCGGCCGGCACGCTGCGCTTCGACCCGGCCGATTGGCGCGGCGCCCGCCTCGACGTGCAGGTGCCGCTGACCCGGCTCGACCTGGGCGACGGCAAATGGAACAAGGCCGCGCTGGCGCGCAACCTGCTCGACGGCAAGCGCTGGCCAAACGCGCGCTTCGTCTCCGCGCGGATCGAACCGGCCGCCGGCGACCCGCAGCGCTTCCAGGTCTGCGGCACCTTGAGCCTGCACGGCGTCGACGGCCCGCTGTGCCTGCAGGTCCGGTTCAACCAGCTCAAGCGCCACCCGCTGCCGCCGTTCCACCGCACCGCGGGCTTCTCCGCGACCGGGACGCTCAGCCGCGCCGCGTTCGGCATCGACGCATGGAAGTCGGTGATCGGCGACGAAGTGGAACTGCGCATCGAGGCCGAAGCGGTGCGCGACAAATACGTAGGCGATTCGCCCCAGGGCGCGGCCGATGCCGCCGCCGGCGCGGACGCCGCCGCCCATTCCGCCCCCAATTCCGATTCCGTGCGACCCGATCCCGCACCGCCCACTCCCGCCAACGCTCAGCCCGAACCGGAGCCCAGCCGATGA
- a CDS encoding YceI family protein produces MRLKSLALAAALTLAAAPAFAADYVQQAGSTLTFATKYQGEVFAGSFPGFTARLSFDPAKLEGSKLDVVIPLAGANSKNAERDDTLKGNEFFDIAKFPQARYTATKFRSLGGNNYAADGSLTLRGVSKPVTLNFTWTAGAKPVLAGKATVKRLDFNVGGGDWADTSIIPNEVAVSTKVTFAPGS; encoded by the coding sequence ATGCGCCTTAAGTCCCTGGCCCTGGCCGCCGCCCTGACCCTCGCCGCCGCCCCGGCCTTCGCCGCCGACTACGTGCAGCAGGCCGGCTCGACCCTGACCTTCGCCACCAAGTACCAGGGCGAGGTGTTCGCCGGCAGCTTCCCCGGCTTCACCGCCCGGCTGAGCTTCGACCCGGCCAAGCTGGAAGGCTCCAAGCTCGACGTGGTGATCCCGCTGGCCGGCGCCAATTCCAAGAACGCCGAACGCGACGACACCCTCAAGGGCAACGAATTCTTCGACATCGCCAAGTTCCCGCAGGCGCGCTACACCGCGACCAAGTTCCGCAGCCTGGGCGGCAACAACTACGCCGCCGACGGCAGCCTGACCCTGCGCGGGGTCAGCAAGCCGGTGACCTTGAACTTCACCTGGACCGCGGGCGCCAAGCCGGTGCTGGCCGGCAAGGCCACGGTCAAGCGCCTGGACTTCAACGTCGGCGGCGGCGACTGGGCCGACACTTCGATCATCCCCAACGAAGTGGCGGTGAGCACCAAGGTCACCTTCGCCCCGGGCAGCTGA
- a CDS encoding glutaredoxin family protein: MLTLFQRDDCHLCDLALAVLAQARAPEFESVFIDEDAALEERYGARVPVLRDEARGVELDWPFDAGRLAAWLRAAD, from the coding sequence GTGCTGACTTTGTTCCAACGCGACGATTGCCACCTGTGCGACCTGGCCCTGGCGGTGCTGGCGCAGGCGCGCGCGCCGGAGTTCGAGAGCGTCTTCATCGACGAGGATGCGGCGCTGGAAGAACGCTACGGTGCGCGGGTGCCGGTGCTGCGCGACGAGGCGCGCGGGGTCGAGCTGGATTGGCCGTTCGATGCCGGGCGGCTGGCGGCGTGGCTGCGGGCGGCGGATTGA
- a CDS encoding L-serine ammonia-lyase has product MAVSSFDLFKIGIGPSSSHTVGPMRAAARFIERWLVEGCGAGEPGADLARTARVRAEVFGSLALTGRGHGTDKAVLMGLEGHWPNQIDPDIIPAALERIRKTKRINLFGRHEIGFDEKHDLIMNKRQKLPFHTNGMRFTAFDADGNVIATRDYYSVGGGFVVNQDEAAEDRIVADTTDLPYPFHSGDELLAQCARSGLSIAQLMMANERVWRSDEQINAGLDEIWAAMQSCVSRGIRETGTLPGGLHVSRRAPSLHAELAAKPEAAMRDPLTVLDWVNLYALAVNEENAAGGRVVTAPTNGAAGIIPAVLHYYDRFCPGANLQGVRNFLLTAAAVGILYKENASISGAEVGCQGEVGVACSMAAAGLVGALGGSASQIENAAEIGMEHNLGLTCDPIGGLVQIPCIERNAMGAVKAINAYRMAMRGDGKHKVSLDKVIKTMRDTGRDMQDKYKETSRGGLAVNVIEC; this is encoded by the coding sequence GTGGCCGTCAGTAGTTTCGACCTGTTCAAGATCGGCATCGGTCCGAGTTCCTCGCACACCGTCGGCCCGATGCGCGCCGCCGCGCGCTTCATCGAGCGCTGGCTGGTGGAAGGCTGCGGCGCCGGCGAGCCCGGCGCCGACCTGGCGCGCACCGCGCGCGTGCGCGCCGAGGTGTTCGGCTCGCTGGCGCTGACCGGTCGCGGCCACGGCACCGACAAGGCAGTGCTGATGGGGCTGGAAGGCCACTGGCCGAACCAGATCGACCCGGACATCATCCCGGCGGCGCTGGAACGCATCCGCAAGACCAAGCGCATCAACCTGTTCGGCCGCCACGAGATCGGCTTCGACGAGAAGCACGATCTGATCATGAACAAGCGGCAGAAGCTGCCGTTCCACACCAACGGCATGCGCTTTACCGCGTTCGACGCCGACGGCAACGTCATCGCCACGCGCGATTACTACTCGGTCGGCGGCGGTTTCGTGGTCAACCAGGACGAGGCGGCCGAAGACCGCATCGTCGCCGACACCACCGACCTGCCCTACCCATTCCACTCCGGCGACGAGCTGCTGGCGCAGTGCGCGCGCAGCGGCCTGTCGATCGCCCAGCTGATGATGGCCAACGAGCGCGTCTGGCGCAGCGACGAGCAGATCAACGCCGGCCTCGACGAAATCTGGGCGGCGATGCAGTCGTGCGTGAGCCGCGGCATCCGCGAGACCGGCACCCTGCCCGGCGGCCTGCACGTCTCGCGCCGCGCGCCGAGCCTGCACGCCGAACTCGCCGCTAAGCCCGAGGCGGCGATGCGCGATCCGCTGACCGTGCTCGACTGGGTCAACCTGTACGCGCTCGCGGTCAACGAGGAGAACGCCGCCGGCGGCCGCGTGGTGACCGCGCCGACCAACGGCGCGGCCGGCATCATCCCTGCGGTGCTGCACTATTACGACCGTTTCTGCCCCGGCGCCAACCTGCAGGGCGTGCGCAACTTCCTGCTGACCGCGGCCGCGGTCGGCATCCTGTACAAGGAAAACGCCTCGATCAGCGGCGCCGAAGTCGGCTGCCAGGGCGAGGTCGGCGTGGCCTGTTCGATGGCCGCCGCCGGCCTGGTCGGCGCGCTCGGCGGCAGCGCGAGCCAGATCGAGAACGCGGCCGAGATCGGCATGGAACACAACCTCGGCCTGACCTGCGACCCGATCGGCGGGCTGGTGCAGATTCCCTGCATCGAGCGCAACGCGATGGGCGCGGTCAAGGCGATCAACGCCTACCGCATGGCCATGCGCGGCGACGGCAAGCACAAGGTCAGCCTGGACAAGGTGATCAAGACCATGCGCGACACCGGCCGCGACATGCAGGACAAGTACAAGGAAACCTCGCGCGGCGGTCTCGCGGTCAACGTCATCGAGTGCTGA
- a CDS encoding alpha/beta fold hydrolase translates to MRCLVLPGLDGGGALLDDFLAAMRPRRDAHALAYPGDPALGYAELIDWVWPRLPAHEPFALIGESFSGPVAVALAARRPPQLKALVLCASFVRAPRPPWSPLGLAALPAWTHRLPLQRAPLAAVARAALGRWSTPQRRQRLRVALDALDPAVLRRRLGEIARVDARAALAGVAVPTLYLRATADRLVSRESWEDIRRARPRTECIALDAPHFVLQACAEEAAARIGGWLDRRGDGDTVRDEAS, encoded by the coding sequence ATGCGCTGCCTGGTCCTGCCCGGACTCGACGGCGGCGGCGCCTTGCTCGACGACTTCCTCGCCGCGATGCGGCCGCGCCGGGATGCGCATGCGCTGGCCTATCCCGGCGACCCGGCGCTGGGCTACGCGGAGCTGATCGACTGGGTCTGGCCGCGGCTGCCCGCGCACGAACCGTTCGCGTTGATCGGCGAGTCCTTCTCCGGCCCGGTCGCGGTCGCGCTCGCCGCGCGGCGGCCGCCGCAGCTCAAGGCGCTGGTGCTGTGCGCATCGTTCGTGCGCGCGCCGCGGCCGCCGTGGTCGCCGCTGGGATTGGCCGCGCTGCCGGCGTGGACCCACCGCCTGCCGCTGCAGCGCGCGCCGCTCGCCGCCGTCGCGCGCGCGGCCTTGGGGCGATGGTCGACGCCGCAGCGTCGCCAGCGCTTGCGCGTCGCGCTCGACGCTTTGGATCCGGCGGTGCTGCGCCGGCGCCTGGGCGAGATCGCCCGCGTCGATGCGCGCGCGGCGCTGGCCGGCGTGGCGGTGCCCACGCTGTACCTGCGCGCGACCGCCGACCGGCTGGTCTCGCGCGAAAGCTGGGAAGACATCCGCCGCGCGCGGCCGCGGACCGAATGCATCGCGCTGGACGCGCCGCACTTCGTGCTGCAGGCCTGCGCCGAAGAAGCTGCGGCGCGGATCGGCGGCTGGCTGGATCGCCGCGGCGACGGCGATACGGTTCGAGACGAGGCTTCATAG
- a CDS encoding xanthine dehydrogenase family protein molybdopterin-binding subunit — protein MPARLSRRDFLKCSVIAGIGVYVAAPGSAALAALFERERLRPIPWDPATGRIRYRTDATAKASGEKIFSFDMRSRDLPGWPREQAHAMLLRTTLADRAYQGFDLSSLPADLRPDRVVTADDLARDRVAFPAFYGEDLLLPPGKTPAYLGQAVALLIWNDFARFRAAKSRLKFRPELIRWGAQTGPVERPPWATFRYVRVGGTDAYADDVYSSYKDTVLFPTGYRKQNPEWVQGDAGGKLDAQGVAHADAMAAELDTPAPGKLVIEREYFSQSIDTAAMELDNANGWFDAETGTVHLVSATQSPNEIAEDGARMLAATGFGVKRLVLHPCYTVGYGSKDHNPFPFVALMAALYGGGRPVRLANDRYEQFQSSLKRHSFRMRYRLQADRASGKFEIFQGRMTGDGGGRMNFSPSVCLVAATAAQSIYYLPRSDLSSTVIASRALDAGSARGYGTLQSMGATEMLVDEIAAELGLDPIELRLRNVFATGMKNTQGAIPAGAQRADEVLRKSRAHPLWTRRETRKREYEAAHPGKRYGVGYGCVQKDYGTGGEAAFAEVALTAQGRIRLRHIGIEMGTGMATSQAAVCAKWLGRPADEVLTGETDWAALPMRATDDTWTMSQATQDAHVGDPRWTPNYASPSSASNSAYFFSHATREAARLVFTQGLWPAALALWGQGYGGGQLAPLSVRREDARWVEGRLSAGGLAPLTLQQLAAKAFELGLATAATVHSFNRWQWAEAEFPLSGDDARLPLDGVALRWGDGQGAGAGTPTAEGYRMIERSRAHYPPTQRNNAGVTYYAAIGTIAEVAVDTATGQVELLDHHSILECGTPIVPELVSSQLQGGLAMGIGHALHEFLPLYEDGPGDGSWNFNRYQLPRARDVAVWAQSGEILPPLSPSDAPKGMAEVVMIAVVPAIANAVAHAIGHRFRELPITPDKVQAALAAAESAPRAQQARA, from the coding sequence ATGCCAGCCCGCCTAAGCCGCCGCGACTTCCTCAAGTGCAGCGTCATCGCCGGCATCGGCGTCTACGTCGCCGCGCCCGGCAGCGCCGCGCTCGCCGCCCTGTTCGAACGCGAGCGCCTGCGGCCGATACCCTGGGACCCGGCGACCGGCCGCATCCGCTACCGCACCGACGCCACCGCCAAGGCCAGCGGCGAGAAAATCTTCAGCTTCGACATGCGCTCGCGCGACCTGCCCGGCTGGCCGCGCGAACAAGCCCACGCGATGCTGCTGCGCACCACCCTCGCCGACCGCGCCTACCAAGGCTTCGACCTGTCCTCGCTGCCGGCCGACCTGCGGCCCGACCGCGTCGTCACCGCCGACGACCTCGCCCGCGACCGCGTCGCGTTCCCCGCGTTCTACGGCGAAGACCTGCTGCTGCCGCCGGGCAAGACCCCGGCCTACCTCGGCCAGGCGGTCGCGCTGCTGATCTGGAACGACTTCGCCCGCTTCCGCGCGGCCAAGAGCCGGCTCAAGTTCCGTCCCGAGCTGATCCGCTGGGGCGCGCAGACCGGCCCGGTCGAGCGCCCGCCGTGGGCGACCTTTCGCTACGTCCGCGTCGGCGGCACGGACGCCTACGCCGACGACGTCTATTCCAGCTACAAGGACACGGTGCTGTTCCCCACCGGCTACCGCAAGCAGAACCCCGAGTGGGTGCAGGGCGACGCCGGCGGCAAGCTCGACGCGCAGGGCGTGGCGCATGCCGATGCGATGGCGGCCGAACTCGATACGCCGGCGCCGGGCAAGCTGGTGATCGAACGCGAGTATTTCTCGCAGTCCATCGACACCGCGGCGATGGAACTCGACAACGCCAACGGTTGGTTCGATGCCGAAACCGGCACCGTCCATTTGGTCAGCGCGACCCAGTCGCCGAACGAGATCGCCGAAGACGGCGCGCGCATGCTCGCCGCCACCGGCTTCGGCGTGAAGCGGCTGGTGCTGCACCCGTGCTACACCGTCGGCTACGGCTCCAAGGACCACAACCCGTTCCCGTTCGTGGCGTTGATGGCCGCGCTGTACGGCGGCGGCCGCCCGGTGCGGCTGGCCAACGACCGCTACGAGCAGTTCCAGTCCAGCCTCAAGCGCCACAGCTTCCGCATGCGCTACCGGCTGCAGGCCGACCGCGCCAGCGGCAAGTTCGAGATATTCCAAGGCCGCATGACCGGCGACGGCGGCGGGCGGATGAACTTCTCGCCGTCGGTGTGCCTGGTCGCGGCGACCGCGGCGCAGTCGATCTACTACCTCCCGCGCAGCGACCTCAGCAGCACCGTGATCGCCTCGCGCGCGCTCGACGCCGGCTCGGCGCGCGGCTACGGCACCCTGCAGAGCATGGGCGCGACCGAAATGCTGGTCGACGAGATCGCCGCCGAACTGGGGCTCGATCCGATCGAACTGCGCCTGCGCAACGTGTTCGCCACCGGCATGAAGAACACCCAGGGCGCGATCCCGGCCGGCGCGCAGCGCGCCGACGAAGTGCTGCGCAAGTCGCGCGCGCATCCGCTGTGGACCCGGCGCGAAACGCGCAAGCGCGAGTACGAGGCCGCGCATCCGGGCAAGCGCTACGGCGTCGGCTACGGCTGCGTGCAGAAGGACTACGGCACCGGCGGCGAGGCCGCATTCGCCGAAGTCGCGCTGACCGCGCAAGGCCGCATCCGCCTGCGCCACATCGGCATCGAGATGGGCACCGGCATGGCCACCAGCCAGGCCGCGGTGTGCGCGAAGTGGCTCGGCCGCCCGGCCGACGAAGTGCTGACCGGCGAAACCGACTGGGCCGCGCTGCCGATGCGCGCCACCGACGACACCTGGACCATGTCGCAGGCGACCCAGGACGCGCATGTCGGCGATCCGCGCTGGACGCCGAACTACGCCAGCCCGTCCAGCGCCAGCAACTCGGCCTATTTCTTCAGCCACGCCACCCGCGAGGCGGCGCGGCTGGTGTTCACCCAGGGCCTGTGGCCGGCGGCGCTGGCGCTGTGGGGCCAGGGCTACGGCGGCGGCCAGCTGGCGCCGCTGTCGGTGCGGCGCGAGGACGCGCGCTGGGTCGAGGGCCGGCTCAGCGCCGGCGGCCTGGCGCCGCTGACGCTGCAACAGCTCGCCGCCAAAGCGTTCGAACTGGGTCTGGCCACCGCCGCGACCGTGCACAGCTTCAACCGCTGGCAATGGGCCGAGGCCGAATTCCCGCTGTCCGGCGACGACGCGCGGCTGCCGCTGGACGGCGTCGCGCTGCGCTGGGGCGACGGCCAAGGCGCCGGCGCGGGCACGCCCACCGCCGAGGGCTATCGCATGATCGAGCGCAGCCGCGCGCATTACCCGCCGACCCAGCGCAACAACGCCGGCGTCACCTATTACGCCGCGATCGGCACTATCGCCGAGGTCGCGGTCGACACCGCCACCGGCCAGGTCGAACTGCTCGACCATCATTCGATCCTCGAATGCGGCACGCCGATCGTTCCCGAGCTGGTGTCGAGCCAGTTGCAGGGCGGCTTGGCGATGGGCATCGGCCACGCGCTGCACGAATTCCTGCCGCTGTACGAGGACGGGCCGGGCGACGGCAGCTGGAACTTCAACCGCTACCAGCTGCCGCGCGCGCGCGACGTGGCGGTGTGGGCGCAGAGCGGCGAGATCCTGCCGCCGCTGTCGCCGTCCGACGCGCCCAAGGGCATGGCCGAGGTGGTGATGATCGCGGTGGTGCCGGCGATCGCCAACGCGGTCGCCCACGCCATCGGCCACCGCTTCCGCGAGCTGCCGATCACGCCCGACAAAGTCCAGGCCGCGCTCGCCGCCGCCGAATCCGCGCCGCGCGCGCAGCAGGCCCGCGCATGA
- a CDS encoding (2Fe-2S)-binding protein, with product MSQGSLRLIPLTLRINGRDHGPIDVPDDMMLVDVLHEYLGLTGTRFGCGQGVCRACTVIVDDEQGPREVRSCITGAHYFQGKAIRTVEGHAKRGDDGALLELSAVQQAFLDHFSFQCGYCTPGFVNAATVLLERLGKQAARDYQRDEVRALILDALNPHLCRCTGYVRYYQAVEELVLKLPTVRLRTPAEGSR from the coding sequence ATGAGCCAGGGCAGCCTGCGCCTGATACCGCTGACGCTGCGGATCAACGGCCGCGACCACGGCCCCATCGACGTGCCCGACGACATGATGCTGGTCGACGTGCTGCACGAATACCTCGGCCTCACCGGCACCCGCTTCGGCTGCGGCCAGGGCGTGTGCCGCGCCTGCACGGTCATCGTCGACGACGAGCAGGGGCCGCGCGAGGTGCGCAGCTGCATCACCGGCGCGCACTATTTCCAAGGCAAGGCGATCCGCACCGTCGAAGGCCACGCCAAGCGCGGCGACGACGGCGCGCTGCTCGAACTGTCGGCGGTGCAGCAGGCCTTCCTCGATCATTTCAGCTTCCAGTGCGGCTATTGCACGCCCGGGTTCGTCAATGCCGCAACGGTGTTGCTCGAACGCCTCGGCAAGCAGGCGGCGCGCGATTACCAGCGCGATGAGGTCCGCGCGCTGATTCTCGACGCGCTCAATCCGCACCTGTGCCGCTGCACCGGCTATGTGCGCTATTACCAGGCGGTCGAGGAACTCGTGCTCAAGCTGCCGACGGTGCGACTGCGCACGCCGGCGGAGGGTTCGCGATGA
- a CDS encoding cytochrome c — protein MSKRRWKRLIAWAVLVALVWFALDWLAGWWYRRGPAVRVDATPAQIERGRYLVAAADCAACHTADGGAPFAGGVPLASPFGVIHGTNITPDADTGIGRYSADDFFHAITRGEARDGHQLYPAMPYVSYKTIARADSDAIYAYLMTRPAVKRENSANGVGFPFNIRTGIHAWNLLFAGAQARPASQGQSPQWKRGEYLVETLGHCGECHSPRGWLGQVDRSKPLAGNDALGRFAAPDLTPQGLAQRGWDRAGLLDYLARGVAAHAVASDEMLKVVNLSTSRLSQDDVGAIATYLLGDAPPAPLAFAGANAGAGASIGADGVPAQSRYFALCAGCHGRDGQGVPHVAPALAGNTGVRDPNPHNLIVAILDGLPEHDLPGLERMQDMPGFAAQLNDQEVAELAQWLRARYGGQNSQVSAERVKKLRESAGSH, from the coding sequence ATGAGCAAGCGCCGCTGGAAACGCCTGATCGCCTGGGCCGTGTTGGTCGCGCTGGTGTGGTTCGCGCTGGATTGGCTGGCGGGTTGGTGGTATCGCCGCGGCCCCGCGGTGCGGGTCGACGCCACGCCGGCGCAGATCGAGCGCGGCCGTTATCTGGTCGCCGCGGCCGACTGCGCCGCCTGCCACACCGCCGACGGCGGCGCGCCGTTCGCCGGCGGGGTGCCGCTGGCCTCGCCGTTCGGCGTCATCCACGGCACCAACATCACCCCCGACGCCGACACCGGCATCGGCCGCTACAGCGCCGACGATTTCTTCCACGCCATCACCCGCGGCGAGGCGCGCGACGGCCACCAGTTGTATCCGGCCATGCCCTACGTCTCGTACAAGACCATCGCCCGCGCCGACAGCGACGCGATCTACGCCTACCTGATGACCCGGCCGGCGGTGAAGCGCGAGAACAGCGCCAACGGCGTCGGCTTTCCGTTCAACATCCGCACCGGCATCCACGCCTGGAACCTGCTGTTCGCCGGCGCGCAGGCGCGGCCGGCGTCGCAGGGGCAGTCGCCGCAGTGGAAGCGCGGCGAGTACCTGGTCGAAACGCTCGGCCATTGCGGCGAATGCCACAGCCCGCGCGGTTGGCTCGGCCAGGTCGACCGCTCCAAGCCGCTGGCCGGCAACGACGCGCTCGGCCGCTTCGCCGCGCCCGACCTGACCCCGCAAGGGCTGGCGCAGCGCGGCTGGGACCGCGCCGGCCTGCTGGACTACCTCGCCCGCGGCGTCGCCGCGCACGCGGTCGCGTCCGACGAAATGCTCAAGGTGGTGAATCTGTCGACCAGCCGGCTGAGCCAGGACGATGTCGGCGCGATCGCGACCTACCTGCTCGGCGATGCGCCGCCGGCGCCGCTGGCGTTCGCGGGTGCGAATGCAGGTGCAGGTGCGAGCATCGGCGCCGACGGCGTACCCGCGCAGTCGCGCTACTTCGCCTTGTGCGCCGGCTGCCACGGCCGCGACGGCCAAGGCGTGCCGCACGTGGCGCCGGCCCTGGCCGGCAATACCGGCGTGCGCGATCCGAACCCGCACAACCTGATCGTAGCGATCCTCGACGGCCTGCCCGAGCACGATCTGCCCGGATTGGAGCGCATGCAAGACATGCCGGGCTTCGCCGCGCAACTGAACGACCAGGAGGTCGCCGAGCTGGCGCAGTGGCTGCGCGCGCGGTACGGCGGGCAGAACTCGCAGGTTTCGGCCGAGCGGGTGAAGAAATTGCGCGAGAGCGCTGGCTCGCATTGA
- a CDS encoding alpha/beta fold hydrolase, which translates to MRTFALASLLTLLAPTLHAEPAPKPVAYGAELEGFDYPYPVQRYRFQSQGEAVQMAYLDVRPERANGRTVVLLHGKNFCTATWESTIAALRGAGYRVIAPDQLGFCKSSKPAHHQYSLHELAANTHALLASLGIERADIVGHSMGGMLAARYALMYPQATARLAMVNPIGLEDWKALGVPWRSVDDNYARELKTSAASIRKYQQEVYYSGQWKPEYQRWVDMLAGLYAGPGRERVAWNQALTSEMVFTQPVVHEFARLRVPTVLFIGQRDRTAINRDLADDALKARLGLYPELGRAAAKAIAGAKLVEFDDLGHSPQVEAPQRFEAALLDALRE; encoded by the coding sequence ATGCGCACCTTCGCCCTCGCTTCGCTGCTGACCCTGCTCGCGCCCACGCTGCACGCCGAACCCGCGCCCAAGCCAGTCGCCTATGGCGCCGAACTGGAAGGCTTCGACTATCCCTACCCGGTGCAGCGCTATCGCTTCCAGTCGCAAGGCGAAGCGGTGCAGATGGCCTACCTCGACGTACGCCCCGAGCGCGCCAACGGCCGCACCGTGGTGCTGCTGCACGGCAAGAACTTCTGCACCGCGACCTGGGAATCGACCATCGCCGCACTGCGCGGCGCCGGCTACCGGGTGATCGCGCCCGACCAACTCGGCTTCTGCAAATCCAGCAAGCCCGCCCACCACCAGTACAGCCTGCACGAACTCGCCGCCAACACCCATGCCCTGCTCGCCTCGCTCGGCATCGAGCGCGCCGACATCGTCGGCCACTCGATGGGCGGCATGCTCGCCGCGCGCTACGCATTGATGTATCCGCAGGCCACCGCGCGCCTGGCGATGGTCAATCCGATCGGCCTGGAAGACTGGAAAGCGCTCGGCGTGCCGTGGCGCAGCGTCGACGACAACTACGCGCGCGAACTCAAGACCAGCGCCGCGAGCATCCGCAAGTACCAGCAGGAGGTCTACTACAGCGGCCAGTGGAAGCCCGAGTACCAACGCTGGGTCGACATGCTCGCCGGCCTCTACGCCGGCCCCGGCCGCGAACGCGTGGCCTGGAACCAGGCGCTGACCTCGGAGATGGTGTTCACCCAACCGGTCGTGCACGAATTCGCGCGCCTGCGCGTGCCGACCGTCTTGTTCATCGGCCAGCGCGACCGCACCGCGATCAACCGCGACCTCGCCGACGACGCGCTTAAGGCCAGGCTCGGCCTGTACCCCGAACTCGGCCGCGCCGCGGCGAAGGCGATCGCCGGGGCGAAGCTGGTGGAGTTCGACGATCTCGGCCATTCGCCGCAAGTGGAAGCGCCGCAGCGGTTCGAAGCGGCCTTGCTGGATGCGCTGCGCGAGTGA